Proteins from one Penicillium digitatum chromosome 2, complete sequence genomic window:
- a CDS encoding mRNA capping enzyme-domain-containing protein encodes MSYALESKKRKFHRVLESISKPLTPDSAPKPAPATPTTVQDRISANLSIKKVRLASTDRSDLTAVRKSIHQISRPAHRVASANSNNRPTFVPWDRERFLERLETFRRVDRWTSKPSPINEVQWAKRGWICTDVMRVTCVSVCGGAVVVKLPDEIDELDGFNIEKVEERKEVRARLVDEYAKMLSSAHGENCPWRNKSCDATIQHLPLTNCDAALSGLHERYTNISKIGDKLPAEDIIQTPEGLDIDVLIKGLPEEWFKEAEKAAISTSGETQPTNINNQDSIETSKVVNRAALALSLLGWDTASDGAAGLVGCGACFRRLGLWMYKPKDDGDATVYTSLDVADEHMEYCPWIDKVAQSGTGRPNEKLTELRAGWQIVAEAVKVKHRRRVRTMASTDTLRTESGTSIEPAGEENADAKKKADREWWAKIRRCGDLRIPLSFFARQILSTAVLPNRFFERSTIPTYVAMDYSNGDGAHDRAPGRTTPRSPSRTNTTYHSTDPGRHRSIEGDGAADGSNQLSSAASKRKRLQERHQALRKRGRTPPSVFSRRNRSRSPGGAPPREDRRSRSPLQPRRSPSPDAPRQRKRPGGGARQGILDRETLRRKQEERERAEQDEAIRNSQQRGVADVVRQHYNAVPERGREWRKTESKIKGLRSFNNWVKSTLIQKFSPDETFVARFEDSKNWADDSQGPPPPADQKLLVLDLGCGKGGDLGKWQLAPQPVDLYVGLDPANISIEQARGRYDQMRTGRGQRGRRPPQPIFHAEFYPKDCFGEWLGDVDIVQRVGIDANAGPGGSIMASRYGGGGFDVVTSMFAIHYAFESEEKTRQMLSNVAGCLKKGGRFLGVCPNSDVVTSRVSTFHKERKEREAAKPAEPEGPEDGEVEEDERAQWGNDIYRVQFPGATPEDGIFRPPFGWKYSYFLKEAVEEVPEYVVPWEAFRALTEDYNLELQYRKPFLDIWEDEKNHPELGPLSERMGVRDRATGALNMTEEEKEAASFYHAYCFYKV; translated from the exons ATGTCCTACGCTCTAGAATCAAAGAAGCGCAAATTTCACCGTGTCCTTGAATCAATATCCAAGCCTCTTACGCCCGATAGCGCGCCCAAACCAGCCCCTGCGACGCCCACGACGGTGCAAGACCGTATCTCCGCCAACTTATCGATCAAGAAAGTACGCTTGGCCAGTACCGACCGTTCAGATCTCACGGCGGTACGCAAATCAATCCACCAGATATCCCGACCAGCGCACCGAGTAGCCTCCGCAAATTCAAACAACCGCCCAACCTTTGTCCCTTGGGACCGCGAACGTTTTCTCGAGCGGTTAGAAACCTTCCGCCGTGTCGACCGATGGACGTCAAAGCCGTCTCCGATAAATGAAGTACAATGGGCGAAACGTGGGTGGATATGTACGGATGTCATGCGCGTCACCTGCGTGAGTGTATGCGGTGGCGCAGTTGTTGTAAAGCTCCCTGATGAAATCGATGAGCTTGATGGCTTCAACATTGAGAAGGTGGAGGAGCGGAAGGAAGTCC GCGCGAGGCTGGTGGATGAGTATGCGAAAATGCTAAGCAGTGCTCATGGCGAAAACTGTCCCTGGCGAAACAAGAGCTGCGATG CTACTATCCAACATCTCCCTTTGACCAATTGTGATGCTGCACTATCGGGACTTCACGAGCGATACACAAACATCTCGAAAATAGGCGATAAACTACCAGCTGAGGATATTATTCAGACTCCAGAAGGACTTGACATTGATGTGCTTATCAAAGGACTTCCTGAAGAATGGTTCAAAGAGGCCGAGAAAGCTGCTATATCCACCAGCGGAGAGACTCAACCTACAAACATCAACAATCAAGATTCAATAGAAACTTCGAAGGTTGTCAATCGAGCTGCCCTGGCACTATCATTGTTAGGCTGGGATACTGCCTCTGATGGAGCCGCGGGGTTAGTCGGGTGTGGTGCGTGTTTCCGTCGGCTGGGGTTATGGATGTACAAACCCAAAGATGATGGAGATGCTACCGTCTACACTTCCCTGGATGTGGCTGATGAGCATATGGAGTATTGTCCCTGGATCGATAAAGTGGCCCAGAGCGGAACTGGGCGGCCCAACGAGAAGTTGACGGAGCTACGTGCTGGGTGGCAGATCGTTGCGGAGGCCGTAAAGGTCAAACACCGCCGCAGAGTTCGCACTATGGCCTCCACCGATACATTGCGGACGGAGTCAGGCACATCGATAGAGCCTGCAGGCGAAGAAAATGCGGATgcgaaaaagaaagcagaCCGCGAGTGGTGGGCAAAAATTCGACGA TGTGGTGATCTCCGCATACCCCTTTCGTTCTTTGCTCGACAGATTCTCTCGACCGCTGTTCTCCCGAATCGCTTCTTTGAACGGTCGACAATTCCTACCTACGTCGCCATGGATTATTCCAATGGAGATGGAGCTCATGACAGAGCACCTGGGCGGACTACCCCCCGTTCTCCTTCCCGCACGAATACCACATACCATTCAACGGATCCCGGCAGACACAGGAGCATCGAAGGAGACGGTGCGGCAGACGGATCGAACCAGTTATCAAGCGCGGCGTCCAAGCGTAAGAGACTTCAGGAGAGACATCAAGCCCTCCGAAAACGAGGCCGGACTCCGCCGTCAGTATTCTCACGACGCAACCGCTCCCGCAGCCCAGGCGGCGCGCCACCACGCGAAGACCGACGCTCTCGATCGCCACTACAGCCGCGCCGCTCTCCCTCCCCCGACGCACCACGTCAACGCAAGAGACCTGGTGGCGGGGCGCGGCAGGGAATCTTAGACCGTGAAACACTCCGACGCAAGCAGGAGGAACGTGAACGTGCGGAGCAGGATGAGGCTATACGCAACTCCCAGCAGCGCGGTGTCGCGGACGTGGTTCGACAACACTACAATGCAGTTCCCGAGAGAGGCCGTGAGTGGCGGAAGACAGAGAGCAAGATCAAGGGGCTACGAAGCTTCAACAACTGGGTGAAGAGTACCTTGATTCAGAAGTTCTCTCCTGATGAGACATTTGTCGCACGATTCGAGGATAGCAAGAACTGGGCGGACGATAGCCAAGGACCGCCGCCCCCCGCTGATCAAAAGCTTCTCGTACTGGATcttggttgtggtaaagGCGGCGACCTGGGCAAGTGGCAGCTGGCGCCACAGCCGGTCGACCTCTATGTCGGTCTTGACCCTGCCAACATCTCCATCGAGCAGGCGCGGGGCCGGTATGATCAAATGCGCACAGGCCGCGGTCAGCGAGGCCGCCGACCTCCCCAGCCGATTTTCCATGCCGAGTTCTATCCGAAAGACTGCTTTGGTGAGTGGCTGGGCGATGTTGACATCGTCCAGAGAGTTGGCATTGATGCTAATGCCGGCCCGGGTGGGTCTATCATGGCCTCCCGCTATGGCGGTGGTGGCTTTGACGTCGTCACGTCCATGTTTGCCATTCATTACGCCTTTGAGTCCGAGGAGAAGACGCGCCAAATGCTCAGCAATGTCGCTGGCTGTCTGAAGAAAGGCGGTCGTTTCCTTGGCGTTTGCCCCAATTCAGACGTCGTTACCAGCCGTGTATCTACTTTCCACAAGGAGCGTAAGGAGCGCGAGGCTGCCAAACCTGCTGAGCCAGAAGGCCCCGAGGATGGTGAAgtcgaggaggatgaacgGGCCCAGTGGGGCAACGATATCTACCGCGTTCAGTTCCCGGGCGCAACCCCTGAGGATGGAATCTTCCGTCCGCCTTTCGGGTGGAAGTACAGTTACTTTCTGAAGGAGGCAGTGGAAGAGGTTCCCGAATACGTTGTTCCATGGGAGGCTTTCCGAGC CTTAACCGAGGACTACAATCTAGAACTACAATACCGCAAACCGtttttggatatttgggaggatgagaagaatCACCCCGAGCTGGGTCCGCTCAGTGAGCGGATGGGCGTAAGAGACCGCGCGACTGGTGCTTTGAATATGacagaggaagagaaggaggcCGCCA GCTTCTACCATGCATACTGCTTCTACAAGGTATAG
- a CDS encoding Cytochrome c oxidase assembly protein cox15: MASLGSSLSLWRGVAPRLAKDFFTSQCLPSQGYAAKSIRQFGAIQFRQPSKIQSNLLNNKRFFTSSLKRPNAAPAVVEAIEEGATKAKSSFPKISDKAVAYWLLGSAASVFGIVVFGGLTRLTESGLSITEWRPVTGSLPPMNAEHWEDEFSKYRASPEFQLLNPNMTLSEFKSIYYMEWIHRLWGRFVGISFVLPAVYFVARKKVSKPMALRVFGIAGLIGFQGFLGWWMVKSGLKDDLFAPGSHPRVSQYRLTAHLGAAFVCYVSMLWNGLAILRSHRLMADPAAGINQLNALRDPKLALFRRSVAGIALLVFTTVISGGLVAGLDAGLIYNEFPWMGKGLAPPKEELFDARYSRHEDRSDLWWRNMLENPSLVQLDHRVLAMTTFTAICALMAYSRASPTMKRFLPAPARKGVHGVFGFACCQVGLGITTLLYLVPTPLASAHQAGSLFLLTWVMILGSRIWHPSRTAKLLQMAVKARSQQLSSTAASAVKRV, encoded by the exons ATGGCTTCTCTGGGGAGCTCTCTGTCGCTATGGCGGGGTGTTGCCCCTCGTTTGGCCAAGGATTTTTTCACATCCCAATGCCTCCCAAGTCAGGGCTACGCAGCCAAATCAATCCGCCAGTTCGGTGCCATTCAGTTCCGTCAACCCAGCAAGATTCAATCGAACCTTCTGAACAATAAGAGATTCTTCACCTCAAGTCTCAAGCGTCCAAATGCCGCGCCAGCCGTTGTAGAGGCGATCGAAGAGGGTGCCACGAAAGCCAAGTCGAGCTTCCCGAAAATTAGTGACAAGGCCGTTGCCTACTGGCTTCTAGGCAGCGCGGCTAGTGTTTTTGGAATTGTAGTATTCGGTGGTCTGACACGGTTGACAGAATCAGG ATTGAGTATCACCGAATGGCGACCTGTTACCGGCTCCCTCCCCCCAATGAACGCGGAACACTGGGAGGATGAATTTTCAAAGTACCGCGCCTCTCCCGAATTTCAATTGCTTAACCCGAATATGACTCTTTCCGAATTCAAGTCGATCTACTATATGGAATGGATTCATCGGCTCTGGGGCCGGTTTGTCGGAATCTCGTTTGTGCTGCCTGCAGTCTACTTCGTCGCCCGGAAGAAGGTTTCCAAGCCCATGGCGTTGCGTGTCTTTGGCATTGCCGGTCTTATAGGTTtccagggtttccttggctGGTGGATGGTTAAATCTGGCTTGAAGGATGACCTCTTTGCTCCGGGCAGTCACCCGCGAGTGAGCCAATACCGTCTGACAGCTCAcctgggtgctgctttcgTGTGCTACGTCTCGATGTTGTGGAACGGTCTTGCTATTTTGCGATCTCACCGGTTGATGGCCGATCCAGCCGCTGGAATCAACCAGCTGAATGCGCTGCGAGACCCGAAGCTGGCCTTGTTCCGCCGCTCAGTTGCTGGTATTGCTCTCTTGGTCTTCACAACTGTCATTTCCGGTGGTCTCGTCGCCGGTCTTGATGCTGGACTTATCTACAACGAATTCCCATGGATGGGTAAGGGACTAGCGCCTCCCAAGGAGGAGCTGTTCGATGCCCGCTACTCCCGCCACGAAGACCGCTCCGATCTCTGGTGGCGCAACATGCTtgagaatccttctcttGTTCAGCTTGACCACCGCGTCCTCGCCATGACCACCTTCACTGCTATCTGTGCCTTGATGGCTTACTCCCGTGCCTCGCCCACCATGAAGCGCTTCCTGCCGGCGCCTGCTAGAAAGGGTGTCCACGGTGTGTTCGGATTCGCCTGTTGCCAAGTCGGACTCGGCATTACTACTCTTCTCTATCTCGTTCCTACTCCACTTGCCTCCGCCCACCAGGCTGGCAGCTTGTTCCTTCTGACCTGGGTCATGATCTTAGGCAGCAGAATCTGGCATCCCTCGCGGACAGCCAAGCTGTTGCAGATGGCTGTGAAGGCTCGCTCCCAGCAGCTTTCTAGCACTGCTGCCTCCGCTGTGAAGAGAGTATAA
- a CDS encoding Nucleic acid-binding, OB-fold encodes MPLPRIPDLSLPSFRELDESVEANRRNQPSSHPSENVCDGTGYSSSSSPQKINPIPNPYPPYPANGWHIPPDPSQNAFRGPGFTSHDVFAGVVQRNRNVDRERNCTPQLPQRLKETLPFKVSPTPTLSTLSSTQSTVREPLSPDTPVSSTPERNPSNAPRETLINRAPARDQVHRQRVNHDAVAAHRAQRRRVGVRFSEVAAHTAKCDVCNKRNKNGMSRCQNCGWQICRKCLTDRNGDRTHASFGATHVPEGGGDMPMLLPGVDGNQDHRSSESIAEVRAAQTLLDLGSVGNGVGTTTLTRDMKGTAGGQKVVPARGRVLQQQVNALSTGSDVTLSVVGDAEWPQNESDIPIGEDGLPVGYIITRRNPARAARPSTKLAE; translated from the exons ATGCCTCTCCCTCGCATCCCAGACCTAAGTCTCCCATCTTTTCGAGAGCTCGATGAGTCTGTCGAAGCCAACAGGCGCAACCAACCGAGCTCACATCCTTCTGAAAATGTGTGCGATGGAACAGGTTACAGTTCCTCGTCTTCGCCGCAGAAGATAAATCCCATTCCCAACCCGTACCCACCCTATCCAGCTAATGGATGGCATATCCCACCTGACCCCAGTCAGAAT GCGTTTCGAGGGCCCGGATTTACCTCCCATGAT GTCTTTGCCGGGGTGGTTCAACGCAATAGGAATGTGGACAGAG AGAGAAACTGCACCCCTCAACTCCCTCAACGGTTGAAGGAAACATTGCCATTCAAGGTATCCCCAACCCCCACGCTGTCGACTCTTAGCTCCACGCAGTCGACAGTCCGCGAGCCGCTATCTCCAGACACCCCGGTGTCATCAACCCCGGAGAGAAATCCCTCTAACGCGCCTCGAGAAACCCTGATAAATCGAGCCCCGGCAAGAGATCAGGTCCACCGCCAAAGGGTCAACCACGATGCAGTCGCAGCCCACCGAGCCCAGAGAAGGCGAGTCGGCGTCCGCTTCTCAGAGGTGGCAGCCCACACCGCAAAGTGCGATGTATGCAACAAGCGCAACAAGAACGGTATGTCTCGCTGCCAGAACTGCGGCTGGCAAATCTGCCGCAAGTGTCTGACAGACCGAAATGGAGACCGAACTCACGCTTCCTTTGGGGCTACTCATGTCCCCGAGGGTGGTGGCGATATGCCTATGTTGTTGCCAGGTGTCGATGGAAATCAAGACCACCGCTCCTCTGAGTCGATTGCTGAAGTTAGGGCTGCGCAAACCCTGCTGGATCTTGGATCTGTTGGCAACGGAGTCGGAACTACTACCCTCACCCGCGATATGAAAGGCACTGCAGGTGGACAGAAAGTGGTTCCTGCACGTGGCCGAGTCTTGCAGCAGCAGGTAAATGCTTTGTCTACTGGTTCTGATGTGACTTTGTCGGTTGTCGGAGATGCGGAGTGGCCTCAGAATGAGTCTGATATCCCGATTGGTGAAGATGGTCTGCCTGTTGGATACATCATTACACGGCGCAACCCTGCGCGTGCTGCAAGACCGTCTACGAAATTGGCGGAGTAA
- a CDS encoding Lysyl-tRNA synthetase gives MADSNPVQEATASIANLLLDDVTGEKVSKSELKRRQKQREKDAKKKEKEAAAPPKPKAEKKSSAEDDEANLTPNQYFEIRSKKINTLRQTKQPEPYPHKFHVDTDLRKFLKDYESLQKGEQKPDVTVRIAGRIYTKRTSGNKLNFYDIRAEGVKVQVMCQAQFSTGKPFEEQHELLRRGDIVGIVGFPGRTSPKNRDDGELSIFATEVILLSPCLHAIPSEHYGFQDKELRFRQRYLDLIMNDRSREIFRTRAKIVSYIRQYFDSRDFTEVETPMMNAIAGGATAKPFVTHHNEHNMDLFMRVAPELYLKMLIVGGMERVYEIGKSFRNEGIDLTHNPEFTSCEFYQAYADVYDLMDLTEDLVSGLVKHVTGGYETVFHTQSGETYNVNWKAPWRRVEMMPALEEACGEKFPAGDQLHTQETNEFLKRILKKMKVECSAPQTNARMLDKLVGEFIENTCINPTFITGHPQMMSPLAKKHREHVGLCERFEAFVCTKEITNAYTELNDPFDQRMRFEEQANQKSQGDDEAQMVDETFCQSLEYGLPPTGGWGMGIDRLVMFLTDNYSIKEVMTFPMMKDDKTAADPKTAAEVAGIEPSPEEGIPHK, from the exons ATGGCGGATTCCAACCCTGTTCAAGAGGCCACGGCCTCCATTGCTAACCTCCTTCTCGATGATGTCACTGGTGAGAAAGTCTCCAAGTCCGAATTGAAGAGACGTCAGAAGCAGCGTGAGAAGGacgccaagaagaaggagaaggaggccgCTGCTCCCCCCAAGCCCAAGGCTGAAAAGAAATCATCCGCCGAGGACGACGAGGCCAATTTGACTCCTAAC CAATACTTCGAGATCCGCAGCAAGAAAATCAACACGCTGCGTCAGACCAAGCAGCCGGAGCCATACCCGCACAAGTTCCATGTCGATACCGACCTCCGTAAATTCCTCAAGGACTATGAGAGTCTCCAGAAAGGCGAACAGAAGCCCGATGTCACCGTTCGCATTGCTGGCCGTATCTACACTAAGCGTACCTCCGGCAACAAGCTGAATTTCTACGATATCCGCGCAGAGGGTGTTAAGGTCCAAGTGATGTGCCAAGCTCAATTTTCGACAGGAAAACCCTTTGAAGAACAGCACGAGCTACTTCGCAGAGGTGATATCGTGGGTATCGTCGGTTTTCCCGGTCGAACCAGCCCTAAGAACCGTGACGACGGTGAACTTTCTATCTTCGCTACTGAGGTCATTCTCCTGTCGCCCTGTTTGCATGCCATTCCTTCCGAACACTATGGCTTCCAGGATAAAGAGCTGCGTTTCCGCCAGCGCTACTTAGATCTCATCATGAATGACCGATCACGTGAAATTTTCCGGACTCGGGCCAAGATTGTCTCCTACATCCGCCAGTACTTCGATAGCCGTGACTTCACCGAGGTTGAAACTCCCATGATGAACGCTATTGCCGGTGGTGCTACTGCTAAGCCCTTTGTAACCCATCACAATGAACACAACATGGACCTTTTCATGCGTGTCGCTCCTGAGCTCTACCTTAAGATGCTTATTGTAGGTGGAATGGAACG CGTATACGAGATAGGTAAATCTTTCCGTAATGAGGGAATTGACCTTACTCACAACCCCGAGTTCACCTCCTGCGAGTTTTACCAGGCTTATGCGGATGTGTACGACCTGATGGACCTGACCGAGGACCTCGTTTCCGGTCTGGTTAAGCATGTCACTGGTGGCTATGAGACAGTCTTCCATACTCAGTCTGGCGAAACCTACAACGTGAACTGGAAGGCGCCATGGCGGCGAGTGGAGATGATGCCTGCTCTGGAGGAGGCCTGTGGCGAGAAGTTCCCTGCCGGTGACCAGCTCCACACTCAGGAGACCAACGAATTCCTCAAGCGcattttgaagaagatgaaggtgGAGTGCTCTGCTCCTCAGACCAATGCTCGCATGCTTGACAAGCTGGTTGGCgagttcatcgagaacaCTTGCATCAACCCCACTTTTATCACTGGTCATCCCCAAATGATGTCGCCATTGGCTAAGAAACACCGCGAGCACGTTGGTCTTTGCGAGCGTTTCGAGGCCTTTGTTTG CACCAAGGAGATCACAAATGCTTACACCGAGTTGAACGATCCCTTTGACCAGCGTATGCGCTTTGAGGAGCAGGCCAACCAGAAGAGTCAGGGTGATGACGAAGCCCAGATGGTTGATGAGACTTTCTGTCAATCTCTCGAGTACGGTCTGCCCCCGACTGGTGGCTGGGGTATGGGCATTGACCGCTTGGTTATGTTCCTTACCGACAACTACAGCATCAAGGAGGTCATGACCTTCCCCATGATGAAGGACGACAAGACTGCTGCCGACCCCAAGACTGCCGCCGAAGTCGCTGGCATCGAGCCTAGCCCAGAGGAAGGAATTC CCCACAAATGA
- a CDS encoding Dynamin has protein sequence MSGLYDRVPKSESSPAVSGLAASMPTSQGLPAAHPIPSSSLDNLTMDMKNLVKKIQDLSHLGIEDSKIMLPKICVVGDQSTGKSSLIEGISEINLSESANNWKCVIHLSRRYIFDPSKRMKMPKKSEPLGPWIALGGQVDDHFITLYDKQEVERAIRCAQLAILNPSTDSHDFVPESTDIAQAPQVKFSPNAVRLDIFGSGLPNLSFYDLPGVISQIEQDNERYLVNLVENLVKNYVFQEHCVVLLTLPMTGDATNSSAARLVRDIKGAKERTLGVLTKPDLRPSVEAFDQWHEILDGSKFKLGHGYYVIRNNNDPLVSHAQARMEEEMFFGSSLWTGDLAVFKERFGTRQLQTALSDLLMRQILRSLPSIIAQIDEKSKYIDDELQTLPNPPTEDVQRIPCGKTSDPERKIHELFDGTPSIEHGSSQRRPLQEQWNKIGMDLQTALAKTRPI, from the exons ATGTCAGGCCTGTATGACCGAGTTCCGAAGTCAGAATCCAGTCCAGCAGTTT CTGGCTTAGCTGCTTCAATGCCGACATCTCAAGGGCTACCTGCCGCCCACCCAATTCCCAGTTCTTCTCTTGACAATCTGACGATGGACATGAAGAACCTAGTCAAAAAGATTCAAGATCTCAGTCATCTGGGAATTGAGGACAGCAAGATCATGCTTCCCAAGATATGTGTTGTCGGTGATCAGAGCACCGGTAAAAGCTCCCTCATAGAGGGGATTTCCGAGATCAACCTTTCCGAAAGCGCTAACAACTGGAAATGCGTGATCCACCTATCACGCCGCTACATCTTCGATCCATCGAAGCGGATGAAAATGCCGAAGAAGTCAGAGCCACTAGGGCCATGGATTGCCCTTGGTGGTCAAGTTGATGATCATTTTATCACCTTGTATGATAAACAGGAAGTCGAAAGGGCTATCAGGTGCGCCCAGCTAGCAATTTTGAACCCTAGCACAGATTCGCATGATTTTGTTCCCGAATCCACCGACATAGCACAGGCACCTCAGGTTAAGTTTTCTCCGAATGCCGTCCGCTTGGACATCTTCGGCTCGGGTCTTCCCAATCTCTCGTTTTATGATCTGCCTGGAGTGATTAGCCAGATCGAACAGGATAATGAACGATACCTCGTAAACCTAGTCGAGAACCTGGTGAAAAATTATGTTTTTCAAGAGCATTGTGTTGTCCTCCTCACACTGCCAATGACAGGCGATGCGACAAACTCCAGTGCTGCTCGTCTCGTCCGGGATATCAAGGGCGCAAAAGAACGTACCCTTGGAGTCCTGACTAAGCCAGATCTGCGGCCCTCTGTTGAAGCATTTGATCAGTGGCATGAGATTTTGGATGGCAGCAAGTTCAAGCTCGGTCACGGTTATTATGTCATTAGGAACAACAATGACCCCCTTGTCAGTCATGCCCAGGCTaggatggaagaagagatgtTCTTCGGTTCCTCTCTGTGGACAGGAGATCTCGCCGTATTCAAGGAACGTTTTGGTACTCGACAGCTTCAAACAGCGCTGTCTGACCTTTTGATGCGTCAGATCTTAAGATCTTTGCCATCGATCATAGCCCAGATTGATGAAAAGTCGAAATATATTGACGATGAACTCCAAACTTTGCCCAATCCTCCTACTGAGGATGTTCAGCGGATTCCTTGTGGCAAGACCTCGGACCCTGAACGGAAGATTCATGAACTGTTTGATGGGACCCCCAGTATTGAGCACGGTTCCTCTCAAAGAAGGCCACTACAAGAGCAGTGGAACAAAATTGGTATGGATCTCCAGACCGCACTCGCAAAGACGCGGCCTATCTAA